In one Melopsittacus undulatus isolate bMelUnd1 chromosome 4, bMelUnd1.mat.Z, whole genome shotgun sequence genomic region, the following are encoded:
- the TNFAIP2 gene encoding tumor necrosis factor alpha-induced protein 2 codes for MMKMLPFFQNGPIGMCNGSEGCIGANKQLENPLTSVAKQIPACPEPSGDEIWSRDQEKMSERPEGAYRASRASSIVSNGSCTSAGDSPEKGKKGIKEIFTNAFKKMKKIKTPSVKKIMDLLEEQKFCEATQHLIMLQKSLSSKSEEGLSTSQQDVESVYEVLNYKVFSILKDSILLAKTNPELLQQAVEALKEQEKEDQNYTSENPPDQNMPFRPRKWKELWMAAVKESVETRMKDTSHTPRTENLSAVGQNLLHMGKTMKEDLTVVVKYIKQLYPPEFNVFSIYAELYHNCFASQTKKSAESHLEDKDIYLLLSWVHNFYPKDMRKDHVLAEELEKVQLGSLLPSSLSKELEKKYLDKEEATIKNLLSRCLDKEIQRWKDEEEPEKFNGHFQSELLGIIVIQSIYSGQKRAKDISTAVGEELSHRLWKELPAFLKSYKDAFEDFKEKSKKHRYYKPILIASVNNCWNFRDYTEKNVSEKDDNRASILSTLSDIENSGFDVLLQQLFVQLKPIYKKFTENKWDSSNEIMNEIIKTTSKHISDFKTLKDPFYHAIIEKVHAHLVKAYIVRLLKRKVSLKGTAQQQNLAQHISKNAADLEAFCTSNGSQATWLNSALPKLAEIIRLQDLGAIKIEVATLATTYPDIRKRHLEAFLYIKANLSRSELKSILGYLADSTATLLPKAPLFSDINVS; via the exons atgatgaaaatgttgccttttttcCAAAATGGTCCCATTGGAATGTGCAATGGATCAGAGGGTTGCATTGGTGCAAACAAGCAGCTTGAAAACCCTTTGACATCAGTAGCTAAGCAAATCCCTGCCTGTCCTGAACCTTCTGGAGACGAGATCTGGTCCAGGGACCAGGAGAAGATGAGTGAAAGGCCAGAGGGAGCCTACAGAGCCTCACGTGCATCTTCCATTGTGAGCAATGGGAGCTGCACCTCTGCTGGCGACAGTcctgaaaaggggaagaaaggaataaaagaaatctttacaaatgcatttaagaaaatgaaaaagatcaAGACACCCAGTG TCAAAAAAATCATGGATCTCCTTGAAGAGCAGAAGTTTTGCGAAGCCACTCAGCATCTGATTATGCTGCAGAAAAGCCTGTCTAGCAAAAGTGAGGAGGGACTGAGCACCAGCCAGCAAGATGTTGAGTCCGTCTATGAAGTTCTGAATTACAAAGTCTTCAGCATCTTGAAAGACTCCATACTGCTagcaaaaacaaacccagaactgctgcagcaggcagtagAGGCGctgaaagagcaggagaaagaagacCAGAACTACACATCAGAGAATCCACCTGACCAAAACATGCCATTTAGACCTAGAAAATGGAAAGAGCTTTGGATGGCTGCAGTAAAGGAGTCAGTAGAGACTCGAATGAAAGACACAAGCCATACTCCTAGAACTGAGAACCTGTCTGCAGTTGGCCAGAATCTCTTGCATATGGGAAAGACAATGAAAGAAGATTTGACAGTGGTTGTGAAGTACATTAAACAGCTTTATCCTCCTGAGTTTAATGTGTTCAGCATATACGCAGAACTCTACCACAATTGTTTTGCCTcccagacaaaaaaaagtgCTGAGTCTCATCTGGAAGACAAGGACATTTATCTTCTCCTGTCATGGGTGCACAATTTTTATCCAAA AGATATGAGAAAGGATCATGTTTTAGCCGAGGAGTTGGAAAAAGTTCAGCTTGGAAGCCTCTTACCATCAAGTCTGAGCAAAGAGCTTGAAAAGAAATACCTTGACAAAGAAGAG GCTACTATCAAAAATTTGCTGAGCAGATGTTTAGATAAAGAAATCCAAAGATGGAAAGATGAAGAAGAACCAGAGAAATTTAATGGACATTTTCAGAGTGAACTACTAGGAATAATTGTTATCCAG AGTATCTACAGTGGCCAGAAGCGAGCCAAGGACATCAGCACAGCAGTGGGAGAGGAGCTGTCACATCGCCTGTGGAAGGAGCTGCCTGCCTTCCTGAAAAG CTACAAGGATGCTTTTGAAGattttaaggagaaaagcaagaagcaCAGATACTACAAGCCTATACTGATTGCAAGTGTTAACAACTGCTGGAATTTTAG AGACTACACAGAGAAAAACGTGTCAGAAAAGGATGACAATAGAGCCAGTATCCTCAGCACACTCAGTGACATTGAAAACAGTGGCTTTGATGTGCTGCTTCAGCAGCTATTTGTCCAGCTGAAG ccaatttaTAAGAAGTTCACAGAAAATAAGTGGGACTCCAGCAATGAAATTATGAACGAGATCATTAAAACCACCAGCAAACATATTTCAGACTTCAAGACCCTAAAGGACCCTTTCTATCAC GCTATCATTGAGAAGGTCCATGCCCACTTGGTTAAAGCGTATATTGTGAGGCTGCTGAAGAGGAAAGTCAGCCTGAAAGGCACAGCACAACAGCAAAACTTGGCCCAACACATCTCCAAGAATGCTGCTGACCTGGAAGCCTTCTGCACCAGCAAT GGGTCTCAAGCCACGTGGCTGAATTCAGCACTTCCCAAACTGGCTGAAATAATCCGACTTCAGGATTTAGGAGCTATTAAAATTGAAGTTGCAACACTTGCCACCACATACCCAGATATCCG CAAAAGGCATCTGGAAGCGTTCCTGTACATCAAAGCCAACTTGTCTCGCAGTGAACTCAAAAGCATCCTGGGCTACTTGGCAGACAGTACAGCAACCCTGCTGCCCAAGGCCCCTCTCTTCTCCGACATAAACGTGTCCTAG